In Candidatus Nitrospira nitrificans, one DNA window encodes the following:
- a CDS encoding B12-binding domain-containing radical SAM protein translates to MSGLVQVDGLAPLTKADRKKSKVMLLFPPEWVPTAPYLALPSLTAVLREAGHTVIQRDINIGMWDHFFSMEFLIWVKARLGMQLKALREKEKGGLLTDREVNQKAVAEQADAVDVFDLADRAEDAKRIVRGERFYEAELLDEALNTFRETMAYISAAYYPASLVFYPMESNLGYRPGVSKEVFACLEDEQVNVYRDLCNQLVMPEVAKERPDVVGISIGTQMQLLAGLTFAKMMKETFPQIHLVVGGNVITRLHEDLIHHERFFTEVFDSAILYEGEHALLWLIEAVNGQRPLASVPNLIYRDESGLHRNTEVYTEKTTVLPLPDFEGMPLDRYFVPELIIPYLATRGCYWGRCTFCDHGQGYFDQYRGMPAQLVIDQIKALRDKYHCRHFLFSDESYPPALFKKVSQLLVDQNVGIKWTTLIRFEETLQDQAVWDLAAKAGCCTLYYGMESANERVLNLMDKHAKKSVIQRNLQMAAKAGIWNHVMVFYGFPGESLDEAMETRRFVLENQPVIHSLELFYFVAYRHTPMVRHPEKFGITIHRQEEYDLPLDYYYTLNDPGTLSCLDAMQLCEEFYKQDFHPWAVRVNSREHVFLYISKFETNRLPQIYAQQTQPVGSPEGVSGLITWPVVHPQKDDGMARVTSHDVG, encoded by the coding sequence ATGAGTGGGTTAGTTCAAGTAGACGGTCTTGCCCCATTGACCAAGGCTGATCGTAAAAAATCAAAAGTCATGCTCCTGTTCCCGCCGGAGTGGGTCCCGACGGCGCCCTATTTGGCGCTGCCCTCACTGACTGCCGTGCTGCGGGAGGCAGGGCACACGGTCATTCAGCGCGATATCAACATTGGGATGTGGGATCACTTTTTCAGCATGGAATTCCTGATCTGGGTGAAGGCCAGGCTTGGGATGCAACTGAAGGCATTGCGCGAGAAAGAGAAGGGCGGGTTGCTCACGGACCGAGAGGTCAATCAGAAAGCCGTGGCGGAGCAGGCGGACGCGGTCGATGTATTCGACCTGGCGGACCGGGCGGAAGATGCCAAGCGGATTGTGCGCGGCGAGCGGTTCTATGAGGCGGAGCTCCTGGACGAGGCGCTGAACACCTTCCGCGAGACAATGGCCTATATCTCCGCCGCCTATTATCCGGCCTCGCTCGTCTTCTATCCGATGGAAAGCAATCTCGGCTATCGTCCCGGTGTCTCGAAAGAAGTGTTCGCCTGTTTGGAGGATGAGCAGGTGAACGTCTATCGGGATCTGTGCAATCAGCTGGTCATGCCGGAGGTGGCGAAGGAACGGCCGGACGTGGTCGGCATTTCCATCGGGACGCAGATGCAGCTGTTGGCCGGTCTGACCTTCGCCAAGATGATGAAGGAGACGTTCCCGCAGATCCATCTCGTGGTGGGCGGCAATGTCATTACTCGACTGCATGAAGACCTCATCCATCACGAGAGATTCTTTACGGAGGTATTCGATTCGGCCATTCTCTATGAGGGCGAGCATGCTCTGCTGTGGCTCATTGAAGCAGTGAATGGGCAGCGGCCGCTCGCTTCTGTGCCCAACTTGATTTATCGGGATGAGTCGGGTTTGCATCGAAATACCGAAGTCTATACCGAGAAGACGACCGTGCTGCCCTTGCCGGACTTCGAGGGGATGCCGCTGGATCGTTACTTCGTCCCGGAACTGATCATTCCCTATTTGGCGACGCGTGGCTGCTATTGGGGCCGCTGCACGTTCTGCGACCATGGCCAGGGCTACTTCGATCAGTACCGTGGGATGCCCGCCCAGTTGGTGATCGACCAGATCAAGGCGTTACGCGATAAATACCACTGTCGGCACTTCCTGTTCAGCGACGAGTCCTATCCGCCGGCGCTCTTCAAGAAGGTCTCGCAGTTGCTGGTCGATCAAAACGTCGGCATCAAGTGGACGACGCTGATTCGGTTTGAAGAGACGCTGCAAGATCAAGCGGTATGGGATCTTGCGGCGAAGGCCGGCTGCTGCACGCTCTATTATGGAATGGAATCGGCGAACGAGCGTGTCTTGAATCTGATGGATAAGCATGCCAAGAAGAGTGTGATCCAGCGCAATCTCCAGATGGCGGCGAAGGCGGGGATTTGGAACCATGTCATGGTTTTCTACGGGTTTCCCGGCGAATCACTCGATGAAGCGATGGAGACCCGCCGGTTTGTTTTGGAGAACCAGCCGGTGATTCACTCGCTGGAACTATTCTATTTCGTGGCGTATCGACACACACCGATGGTTCGCCATCCTGAAAAGTTCGGCATTACCATTCATAGGCAGGAGGAGTACGATCTTCCGCTGGACTATTACTACACGTTGAATGATCCCGGCACGCTGTCGTGTCTCGATGCGATGCAGCTCTGCGAGGAATTCTATAAGCAGGATTTTCATCCATGGGCCGTGCGGGTGAACTCGCGCGAGCATGTCTTTCTGTATATCTCGAAGTTCGAGACAAACCGGTTGCCCCAAATCTACGCGCAGCAGACGCAGCCGGTCGGATCTCCTGAGGGAGTGTCAGGATTGATCACCTGGCCGGTGGTTCATCCGCAAAAGGATGACGGGATGGCGCGTGTCACGAGTCACGATGTCGGGTGA
- a CDS encoding B12-binding domain-containing radical SAM protein produces MKIEYSKGERTSKELILFNRRQFEATSGRKMKVMLIFPPDWFPSEPYLSLPSLTAVLRQAGHTVIQKDINCAMWDWYFSEDFLKKVLRRVPQQLDRLRKLSKKRDLDAGEMDLQLALCDVTHQRIAKLIQNAEESKRIIRSDQFYDIDKLEWALQVFREVMSVVSMVYFPARICMPPMETDLSYKVYISSEVIDAVHDTQVNIYRDVFDHLVKPAIEAEQPDVVGISIVLQQQMLSTMTFCALIKQHFPHIHLTIGGNTVTRLRDVLPQSPLFQYFDSAVVYEGETAFVQLVSAVGAKRSLAEVPNAIYKDETGVHASPTSYAEDLATLPPPDFDGLPLEKYFVPTRILPYLATRGCYWGRCEFCDHGEGYTAGYRSKKIQDILVDIQFLRDKYGTQHFHFTDESYPPALFRKLTRGLIESRMGIVWTTHMRFEKSLLDQQVWQDAKESGCKYLHFGYESGVERVLQLMDKATTTEIMTKHLQLTANAGIWNHCMGFFGFPGETKEEAWQSVQFLEQNKSHVHSLGFGTFDLGRHNPVAKHPDKWGVTAYKNPEWDLALDYYYTVKKGMSIEEAERVFEQFERHHHPGWDLRLYIREYIFLYISKFGLGKLPDLQYQSVKTAGAAPTLAGKM; encoded by the coding sequence GTGAAGATCGAATATTCTAAAGGCGAGCGAACCTCCAAGGAGCTGATTCTCTTCAATCGCCGGCAGTTTGAAGCCACCAGTGGCCGGAAGATGAAGGTCATGCTGATCTTCCCGCCCGATTGGTTTCCCTCGGAACCCTATCTATCACTGCCTTCTCTCACCGCCGTCCTTCGCCAGGCAGGCCATACGGTCATTCAAAAAGACATCAACTGCGCGATGTGGGACTGGTACTTCAGCGAGGACTTTTTGAAGAAGGTTTTGCGCCGGGTGCCGCAACAACTCGATCGCCTCCGCAAGCTCTCCAAGAAGCGCGACCTCGACGCCGGCGAGATGGATTTGCAGCTCGCGCTGTGCGATGTGACCCATCAACGGATAGCGAAGTTGATTCAAAATGCAGAGGAATCGAAGCGCATAATAAGAAGTGATCAGTTCTATGATATCGACAAGTTGGAATGGGCACTTCAAGTTTTTCGCGAAGTAATGTCGGTGGTTTCGATGGTCTATTTTCCGGCGAGAATTTGCATGCCGCCGATGGAGACCGATCTGTCGTACAAGGTCTATATCTCGTCGGAAGTGATCGATGCGGTCCACGATACGCAGGTGAATATTTATCGCGATGTGTTCGACCATCTCGTGAAGCCGGCGATTGAAGCTGAGCAGCCGGATGTGGTCGGGATCTCGATCGTCCTGCAGCAACAGATGCTGTCCACCATGACCTTCTGTGCCCTCATTAAACAGCATTTCCCTCACATCCATCTCACGATCGGCGGCAATACGGTGACACGCTTGCGCGATGTGCTGCCTCAATCGCCGCTGTTCCAGTACTTCGACAGTGCGGTCGTCTATGAAGGGGAGACGGCCTTTGTGCAGTTGGTCTCGGCGGTGGGGGCGAAGCGGAGTCTCGCCGAGGTGCCGAACGCGATCTATAAGGACGAGACCGGAGTCCATGCGTCGCCGACCAGTTATGCGGAGGATCTCGCGACGCTGCCGCCGCCGGACTTTGATGGCTTGCCGTTGGAAAAATATTTCGTGCCGACGAGGATCCTGCCCTATTTGGCCACGCGCGGCTGTTACTGGGGCCGTTGCGAATTCTGCGATCACGGCGAAGGGTATACGGCAGGATACCGGTCCAAGAAGATCCAGGATATTCTCGTCGATATTCAGTTTCTGCGGGACAAGTACGGCACGCAGCACTTCCACTTTACCGACGAATCCTATCCTCCGGCCCTGTTCCGCAAGCTCACGCGTGGCTTGATTGAGAGTCGGATGGGTATCGTCTGGACGACCCACATGCGGTTTGAAAAGAGCCTGCTCGACCAACAAGTATGGCAGGATGCGAAAGAATCCGGGTGCAAGTATCTCCACTTCGGTTACGAGTCCGGCGTCGAGCGGGTGCTGCAGTTGATGGACAAGGCGACGACGACGGAGATCATGACGAAGCATCTGCAGTTGACGGCGAACGCGGGTATCTGGAATCACTGTATGGGGTTCTTCGGCTTTCCGGGCGAGACGAAGGAAGAGGCATGGCAGTCGGTGCAATTTTTGGAACAGAACAAAAGCCATGTCCATTCGCTGGGGTTCGGCACGTTTGACTTGGGACGGCATAACCCGGTGGCCAAGCATCCTGACAAGTGGGGTGTGACGGCCTATAAGAATCCGGAGTGGGATCTGGCGCTGGACTATTATTACACCGTGAAGAAGGGGATGAGTATCGAAGAGGCTGAGCGGGTGTTCGAGCAGTTCGAACGGCACCACCATCCTGGTTGGGACCTGCGGCTCTATATCCGCGAGTATATCTTTCTCTATATTTCAAAGTTTGGATTAGGAAAGCTGCCGGATCTCCAGTATCAGTCCGTCAAAACGGCAGGAGCGGCGCCGACGCTAGCGGGGAAAATGTGA